Proteins from a single region of Gossypium arboreum isolate Shixiya-1 chromosome 1, ASM2569848v2, whole genome shotgun sequence:
- the LOC108480605 gene encoding increased DNA methylation 3 has product MGVQDYAESKLKPSVDLTGSAKECSNGPSIGVIDIGVSQSAFLFRVALPGIRSDQSKLKCEIQRDGKVLIQGIVTQGSEVLQGLSSVCQMTVEKLCSPGPFTISFNLPGPVDPRLISPKFRPDGILEVVVMRYRRPSDPVDAWAPPS; this is encoded by the exons ATGGGCGTTCAAGATTATGCAGAGTCAAAGTTGAAGCCATCTGTTGATTTAACTGGATCTGCAAAAGAATGTAGTAACGGGCCATCTATTGGTGTTATAGACATCGGTGTCAGTCAAAGTGCCTTCCTTTTCCGAGTTGCATTGCCGGGCATCAGGAGCGATCAAA GTAAGTTAAAATGTGAGATCCAACGTGATGGAAAGGTTCTGATACAGGGTATAGTAACGCAAGGCAGTGAAGTGCTGCAGGGATTATCGAGTGTGTGCCAGATGACAGTTGAGAAGTTATGCTCTCCTGGGCCATTCACCATTTCGTTTAATCTGCCTGGACCAGTTGATCCGCGATTGATTTCTCCCAAGTTCCGTCCTGATGGCATTCTGGAAGTGGTGGTCATGAGATACAGGAGACCAAGTGATCCAGTGGATGCCTGGGCTCCACCTTCTTGA
- the LOC108483058 gene encoding uncharacterized protein LOC108483058, whose translation MHLSENEGIEGNTFVVTGGLGFVGSALCLELILRGARQVRSFDLRHHSPWSLQLSKHGIRCLQGDLTSKKDVENALRGANCVFHLASYGMSGKEMLQFSRVDQVNINGTCHVLEACLEFGITRLVYVSTYNVVFGGKEIVNGSEALPYFPIDDHVDPYGRSKSIAEQLVLKYNGRPLKNNIGKCLYTCAVRPAAIYGPGEERHLPRIVSMAKLGLVPFKIGNANVKTDWVYVDNLVLALLLASMGVLDDIPGKEGRPVAAGQPYFISDGSPINTFEFIQPLLKSLDYDLPKSWLAVSHALYLAKIFWAVYSMLYPLLNRWWLPQPFILPAEVYKVGLTHYFSYLKAQQELGYVPMVSPREGMAATISYWQDRKNKSLDGPPIYVWGIILIGMISLFASGWFPPIGPVPLLRSIGLMLFRSMFGIRLAFYLATAAHIGEGMYAWRLAKRVDPNNATGWFWQTFALGFPSLRLLLKRAKKVA comes from the exons ATGCACTTGAGCGAAAATGAAGGCATCGAAGGCAACACCTTCGTGGTCACCGGTGGTCTGGGCTTCGTCGGCTCTGCCCTTTGCTTGGAGCTTATCCTCAGAGGTGCTCGCCAAGTTCGCTCCTTTGACCTCCGCCATCATTCCCCTTGGTCCCTCCAACTAAGCAAACACGGCATCCGCTGCCTCCAAG GCGATCTTACCTCGAAGAAAGATGTTGAAAATGCTCTTCGTGGTGCCAATTGCGTTTTTCACCTGGCTTCCTATGGCATGTCAGGGAAAGAAATGCTTCAGTTCTCTCGTGTTGACCAGGTGAATATCAATGGAACCTGCCATGTCTTGGAGGCTTGCCTTGAATTTGGGATCACTAGGCTTGTTTATGTCAGCACATATAATGTTGTGTTTGGTGGAAAGGAGATTGTCAATGGCAGTGAGGCCTTGCCCTATTTCCCTATTGATGATCACGTTGATCCCTATGGTCGAAGTAAATCAATCGCCGAGCAGTTGGTTCTTAAGTACAACGGCCGCCCTTTAAA GAATAATATTGGAAAATGTCTTTATACCTGTGCTGTTCGTCCAGCTGCTATATATGGACCCGGTGAAGAGCGACACCTCCCTAGGATAGTATCTATGGCAAAACTAGGCTTGGTGCCATTCAAAATAGGTAATGCTAATGTGAAAACAGACTGGGTTTATGTGGATAACCTGGTACTCGCTCTACTATTGGCAAGCATGGGAGTTTTAGATGACATTCCTGGAAAAGAAGGGCGTCCAGTTGCAGCTGGCCAGCCATACTTCATATCTGATG GGTCTCCAATCAACACTTTTGAATTCATCCAACCACTTTTAAAAAGTTTAGATTATGACTTGCCAAAGTCCTGGCTCGCTGTTTCGCATGCTCTTTATCTAGCTAAGATTTTCTGGGCTGTATACTCAATGTTATATCCCTTATTGAATCGGTGGTGGCTTCCTCAGCCCTTCATTCTTCCTGCTGAAGTATATAAG GTTGGTCTTACCCATTACTTCTCATACCTTAAAGCACAGCAAGAGCTTGGATATGTTCCAATGGTGAGTCCTCGGGAAGGCATGGCAGCAACTATATCATACTGGCAGGATAGGAAAAACAAAAGTTTGGACGGACCTCCAATATATGTATGGGGAATTATTTTGATTGGAATGATTTCACTTTTTGCTAGTGGTTGGTTCCCACCCATAGGACCAGTGCCACTCCTTAGATCTATTGGACTTATGTTATTTCGGTCGATGTTTGGAATACGGCTAGCATTTTACTTAGCTACTGCAGCACATATCGGAGAAGGCATGTACGCGTGGCGGTTGGCAAAAAGAGTGGATCCTAATAATGCAACAGGATGGTTCTGGCAGACTTTTGCACTTGGGTTTCCCTCTTTGAGGCTATTGTTGAAGAGAGCCAAAAAAGTTGCATGA